The DNA segment ctcgatggacatgagtttgagtagactccgggagttggtgatggacagggaggcctggcatgctgtgtgtgttcatggggtcgcaaagagtcggacacaactgagcgactgaactgaactgaactgaactgaaaagtgagAACAGCAAAGCTGGAAGATTCCAAACAAAGACTTGCAAGGTATTGCTGTTCTAGGATCCAGAATCCAGGCTGGAGCCTGGGCTTGAATGCTgcaagttttggcagttatatTCATTCTGGTCCAGGAATGAAGCCTGTATCTATACTTTCACAGGAGAGAGTTGACTTTCAGACAATTTAAACTCAGAGTCCACGTCTTAAGAGCAGGGAGTATTTGCTATTCTAACTCACTCAGAATGACTTCCTATGAACCTGAGAATTGGTGATAAGTTGTTCAGGGCACAATTAGTTTGGAAAAAATTGTCAGGTAACAAAAATGGAAGACAATCCTTGGATCCTGCAGCGTTGCCCCTGAGATGGGCCCTGTAGGTCTGAAACTGTATGTGATTATGGATTTATCCAGCTTTAAAAAGGAGAAGCCATTACAGATCAATTTTCAGATAGggaaactgaagtccagagagcCAGCATGTCATAACAAAGATTCCTCTTCCATCAGAACAAACTACAGGACTCAAGAGGTTGCTCAGAGTCCTGAAGCCCCAATGGAAATGTGCTGCCTAAGGTCCCTGAGGTCTGTCCTTGGAGAACCTGGCTTAATTAGGTCCCCTGTGCAAGAGATCTCAGTCATCATATGCCccttagaaaaggaaaacatCCTGCTTTCAGCCCTTTAGAGAGTGAGAGAGATTATCTGGACAGTCTTCTTGAATCCATAATCTCCGTCTTGTTCCAGGTCTTAGGAAGCCTGGCTTAACTGCAGTTTCTATCTTTGGACTCTCATGAGAATCCATTTTTAGATTAGCTCCATGTTTTCTTGAGCTGATCAGCATGGGCCCCACTGCTTGCTGATAAGAACTGGAAAGTGAATTTAGGGAGGCGGTTCCCTCAATCCTAGACTGAGTGAAGAATGCTGCCAGGCATACAATAGAGACAGGAGCTCTGAAAAGACAATCAGGTGCTCAATTAGGGAGAGAACCAGCTCTACCTGTCCAAGAGCCTGGGGAGAAGCTTCATGTCCTGCAAAGTGGGCCAAGACAAGAAGGAATCCATAAGGATCTTCAGCAGGACTGGCTTATGGGTAGGGGAGCAGGATCAGGTCTTGGATCGCATGGGAAGCTCTCAGAACACGAATGTGAGGCTCTAGTGATTGAGGGATGTAGCGGGGAGGGAGCACCATGGAAGGAACTAGAAGAAGAAGGTTGAAAGGGAAATGGAAGAATTTGAGCTCATCCACAGATTTTTATTACACTTCCCTGACTGAGGGGGCACTCattacactcagttcagttcagtagctcagtcatatccgactctttgcaacctcatggactgcagcacaccaggtttccctgtccatcaccaactcctggaccttactcaaactcatgtccatcaagtcgatgatgccatccaaaccacctcatcctctctcgtccccttctcctcctgccttcactctttcccagcatcagggtcttttccaatgagccagttctttacatcaggtggccaaagttctggagcttcagcttcaccatcagtccttccaaattcTTCCATTTCCCTTTCAGCCTTCTTCTAGTTCCTTCCATGGTGCTTCCTCCCCGCTACAAATTCTGAAtcagaatattcaggactgattacatACCGGGAAACAATTCCTGTGAAGCACATGACCATATCCTCTTCAAATTTATAGCTAGACACTGTCCCTTCCGCACAGTGTAAACAAAGGAGACATTCTTCCCAGGGTAGAAGTGGTCCCCATCCCCGTTCattcttattattaaaatagaaaGAATTATATAATGGTAACCTgtccattttctcattttcatcttGGCAATGATAAAATTCAGCTGTAATTTTCATGCTTGGTTACCATAATTCTCTTGTTTTGGGTCATCATCTATGTATCTTCTTTCCTTCTAAAatgtttctcctctttccttcttctgTTTGCCATAGCCTACATTCTTTATGTTTCATATGTGCCTCTTTCATACATTTTGGGCACTTTCCCATTCCTTTGGCAAGCAGCCTGGATTTGAAGTGCAAATAGTGATTTTTTCGGCTCTGCATCCCAAAAGCACTCTTCTCACTGCCTGCAAGAGCAGTGCCTGAACAAGAGCTTCAGGAGGTTGAACATTCAGTGATGTGACCATCTTGGTGGGCCAGAGGCCATGGACAAGGCACTCTCCCCCTCACCCTGCCAGACCCAGTGTCTTTAGCACACCCCGCCCCTACCCTGATAGCCTTGCAGATGAAGCACACCTTGGACAGAACTCCACCCTATACTATTCAACTCTCAATAttccacccactcatccattTTGCTAAGTCTTTGGTGCACCACTCCAACAAATGCTCATCAAGTGTTTCCCAAATAGGAAGCGCCCCCTCTGGTAGTTtggatacaaagaaaaataaagtggaaaactAATTTAACAAAGATATTTCACTAAGTTAAGGTGGTCCTTAGCCcattcatgaaatattttcaatCTCATTTTGTGATTGACATACAGTTGGAGCCAGAATTCACTCCCTTCCCCCAGTTTGTTGCCTGGGCTCTGTATAATCTCAGCTCCACCACCCTGAGATTACTCAAGAACATCCATGGTCTTGAGCTTGACTTTCAGCCAAGATGGTGTCCGAACTCTGCTCAGAGGGGAGGCTTTATTTGCTGACTGGATGGTGCTGTACAACTTCCCCTCCAGGGTATGAACCTCACCCTTATGAAGTTTCCCTTTTATTTCTACTAATAATGGACCTATTGACCTATAATGGGATAAGGATGTCACAGAAGGGAGGGGATTCTGAACATGGAGGGACTAAGACCAGTGATGCTGTGGGGAACAACACAGCCTGCCTGACCATTAGCTTCTATGATGCTGGCATATGCTGCACTATCAAATCAGCCTCCTAAAAGTATGCAAGAAGGAAAGGCTGCCCTTTGTCCTCAGGATCATGCAGTGGCTATAGGGAGACCACAGCCACTTGAGCAGGCGAAGGGATTCCTAGGACTATTCATTGTTACCCATGCCAGGAGTTAAGTCTTGCAGTGAGAGATCTTCAGGGGTAGCTCATGAATAACTAAAACAATACTTATGTTGTAGACAGGGCTGGGTTAGCCATCAGAAGGAAGGAGTCTTTGACACCAAGTAGTGGCAACTTGGAAAAATGGGCATTGGATCTCTTGGAGGCTGAGACTAATGCTTGCTTGGACACAGACATGGTCCTCCACTGATCCACCAGCTGGGCCACAGTGTCCTCACTGAAAAAGGAGggagtttgtttgctttttctgtaaCTGACTCTGATCCAATGCTGTGCTCTTAGGCAGGACAGATGGTGTCCTTTGCCATGGACTGGACCAGAAACCCTCATGCTCCactgtcagcctcttttctcttcctcctccctcaatCCAATACAccccttcactttctcccatcccCGAGAAGGAACGAGTCAACACTGGATGTGGGAAAATAAGCACTGAATTCTCCTCCAGAGCAGCAGGGAGACACTGAGGGGGCAGAGGAACTTGCCTCTTCAGGCTGGAAATTCACAGATGGCCAAGAAGGAGGAAGAACAGGAGATGTCATTCCAGAGCCCGTCTGGTAAGAGGCTCACACAGTCCTCCCCTGAGCCATGGTTATTGGGTTCATTCTTCTTCCAGTTGCTGTAGCCTAGCCTTCCTCCAGTTACATACATAAACTGCCCTTCGGTCACCTCATCTGTGATGCCCAGGAAGGTGGTATCAGAGGCCAAGTCCTGGATGGCTTTGTTCTCCTCTGCATTCCTGGGTGTGGCCACGGTGGCCCCAAGTGCAGTGCACAGAGCCTTCACGCTGGAAAAAGGCATCTTTTCACGATTGGTCACGTACAGCTTCTTCCCAGACTTTTTGCCCAAGGAGAAGGTTTGCACTGAAATCACAAAGGGTAGATGGGGTTGATTTGGCTTAGAGCCCCACCCTGGACAGCAGATGAAAAAGCCCTGCTCTGGGAATCTGGGGTTGAGCCCCATTCTTCACCACCTCTGGTGAGATCCTGATAAGAAGGTGAAGGCAAGTCCCTGGCAGCAGGCCAGGGATCTCCTGGGATATCCCATCCTTAGGACAAATATCTGGAAAAATTGTCCCTGTACTGGTGAACCTAGGGATACATGCTAGAGCCACACTGCCAGGTGTAGCCACCAGGGTGAGAAAGAGGCATGGATACCCATCTGAGACCCATGGGTGCTGAGGAAGGAGCAAAGATCCCAGAGTCAGCAGACCTCCACTCCATCCTCCTCCATCTTCCTAACTGCATGCTGCTGAATTAATTATCCACACTTCTTGGACCTAATTTTTTGTCACCTGTcaataaaatgggtataataccCATACATAGGGATAGCAAGAGGATTGAATGAAATcttattattaagaaaatgacaaccaACCTAGCCCTGGTATATAATAAGTGGTCATACATGTAAGTTGTTTTCCACCCTTCCCCCAAAACTTAGAGTTCGctggaaataaaagaatccagaaCACATTGGCGACAGAAAAAATTCACAGTGTAAGTGTAAGAAAAAATTCTTACACTTTTTGACATGATCCAGTTCTGATCGCAGGTCCCTTATCTGTCTCTCCAAGCTAGCCAGCTTAGCCTCGGCAACTATAAAACGATAGGAAGAGGATATTTattgagaagtgaagtgaagtgaagttgctcagtcatgtccgactctttgcgaccccatggactgtagcctactatgctCCTCCATCCGTGAAGAAGACCTTAAATTGGAAAGCagagtattttgaaaatatatgtatatattagcgTAGTAAAaagtattccagaaaaaaaaaataaaaagatgcaaaaggaaaataaaatgtattcctGCCTTCCCAAGTATACTTAGTAACTATTGCAAACTATAACtctggaaataataatagtaatattagTAATAATACCATAAACTATAGTTCTGGGTCCTTGTCttcatatatttcttaaatattataattattcaTAAGAAAGGCCCAACAAATTATTCTCCTTTTTGAAACATGTTCCTAAtcctattttaatttcttattgtaggcagactcttgaatacatttattattttgataGGCCAgtggataaaatattaataagaggtcatcattttggttttgttgttactgaatttattttactCTGAACTAAGTTGCTATGATGTCGCCCATTATCCAggcattctatgaggccaacacTTTTCATGCCACTCTCGTGACAAGAGGCATAAAGGAAGAGCAGAGACGAGCCGCCTCTGTCCTTGCAGCCTGCAACCACGCACTGGACTGTGCAGCTGAAGAAAGGCCAGGGCACGTGGCCTACAGTGGCCTGCTCAGGGAGCAGCCGGTGCAGTTCGGAAGTCTGTACCCAGGCAGCTGTGGAAATCCCCTCAGGCCCCAAGGAGCTGAGAGGAACGAGAGTGCTGGGTCAGGAAGCAGAGCTGAGCATCTTCCAGTGGGGCAGCAGGAGATGGGGCACCTCCCACCTGGCCTGGAGTTCCCAGGGCCTGCGTCCCCTCAGCCCCTACTACATGCTGGGGTGAGCTCCTTACCCGAGCTATCTCCACGATCTCCTTTGTAGCCCCtgggtcctggaagcccaggaTTCCCTATGTTTCCTGGAGGCCCCATTTTCCCTGGAGGGCCCTGCGAGCCTCTGAGCCCTTGCCCTGTTGGAAGATGAAGGAAATATGAAGAAGTAGCTGTCACTCATTCTCTTTCTCCAAAAGCTCAATAGTTGATTGACCCCAAGAAACTGCCACTCAACTTGTGGTGACCCAAGGAAGAAAGATCCTCCTGCATCCTGGGGATGGCCTGTCCTAAGGCAGCTCCCTGAGCAGTCAAGACACCCCTTCTCTAAGGACAACCATGTGTTGCCAATTCCAGGGTGGCAGTGAGGGATCCTGGAGAGCCAGAGAAGCATCTTTAGAGAGAATGCCCTTTCACAGGCACGCACCATAATGAAAGGTGAGCCTCCCCCTGTCTCTATGCTAGACCCCTTAGAGAGGACACTGTCCTGTTGGGGTAAAGGTTTAAGAAGAGTGGCCTGTCCTCTACCTggctctcccttttctcccttggGTCCATCTCGCCCGTCTCTTCCTGGGGTGCCGTTAGTGACTGGGATGGCACAGGCCACCACTGGGCAGGTCTTCTGAGCATCCTCAACGGCTTTTGTATTTGAGAAGGATACTGTCACCACACACAGAAGGACAGGAAGTGATGAAAACAGGAACATGATCCTTACCTTAGAATGAAGAGAGTTGAGGACAATTGTTTCATCTTATTTTGTTTACCAACATTTCCCACCACCtctgcaaagaggaactaaaaagcctcttgatgagggtgaaaaaggagagtgtgaaaacctggcttaaaactcaacattcaaaaaactaagatcatagcatctggtcctattatttcatggcaaatagaaggggaaaaagtagaagcagtgaccgattttattttcttgggctccaaaatcactgttgacGGTGActgcaaatgaaattaaaagacacttgctccttggaaggaaagttatgacaaacctagacagcatattgaaaagcatagacatcactttgctttaaaaggtccatagagtcaaagctatgtttttcccagtagtcctgtatggatgtgagagttggaccataaagaaggttgagtaccgaagaactgatgcttttgaattgcagtgctggagaagactcttgagagttccttggacttcaaggggatcaagccagtcaatcctaaaggaaatcaaccctgaatatgtattggaaggactgatgctaaagttccagttctttggccatctgatgtgaagaaccgactcattggaaaagaccctgatgctgggaaaaagtgaaggcaggaggagaagagggtgacaaaaTGTGAGATGATTGGCTGGtagcactgactcaatggacatgagtttgaacaggctccagggaatagtgaaggacagggaagtctggcatgctgcagtccatggggtcgcaaagagttggacatgactgagctactgaacaacaactgatGTGTTGGGCCCTGTGCTCAGGGCAGTTGACACAGGGAAATATCACAACTCTTGGCTCTGAGTTACTCCTAAGCTACTAGGAAAACTACTGCTGGGATAAGTAAACTGTATTAGAGTTAGATTAGTGCTAACACAAATTTAGATGCAAGAGTAATCTAATAGGGGCCCATTTTCCCTGGGGCTCTTTTGCCCTGTGAGTTCAAGGCTTGGTAGTTTAGGCAGCCCTAAAGCATGAGAGCCCATGGGGTCTGCGCATGACACACAAGCCCTGTTCCTTTTAGAACAGGTGATGGCCCAGCAAAGAGAGCTCATTGCTGGCATAAGCTTTGGCTGCTCTCTTAACTCCCTTTCTTGAAGGTCTACATAGCCTAAAtgtccctcctccatcccctcctATGGACCCTAAAGCTAGACTCAAAACTGTTGCAGGTGACCCAAGGTCCCACAAGTCTCATTGCTTGATGGCACCTGTTTTTACAACATCCATTGTCtcatttcacataaaaatctgtTTTACACCCCAGGGTCCCAACCACCCTCAGAACCACAGCTGTTTCCCAACAGCCTGTCAATCATCTTGTTTAATAAAGTCTCTATTTTGTGACAGGCACTTGCTAGGACTGGGGACCCAGATTGCCCTGAGGTATGGAGCCTTATTCTGACCCTGAGAATGGAGGCTTCTTGGTCATTGATCCCAGCCAACTGAGACTTAGATTTACCTCCTTCCCTTCATTTGAATTTTCCACGGAGAGGCCATTTGTCCAGCCAGAACCCAGGCTTCTAAAATTTCTGTTCACTCTGGGCCCGGTGGGGTGAGCTCATGTTCCTCCTCCTGGCAGGATTCGCTTCAAGCTTCCCAGATGCCTCTCTGGCTCCGCGCCCCATCCAGCCATCAGATCCCCATCCAGTCTTTGCCTGAGTTGGCCCCCTCCCAGAAAGCCTTCAGAGCCCAGCCACCGTGGGCCTCCCCCTCTGCTTATCTCTGGCCTCTAACCCCGGTGTCCCTGGAGCTGCTTCACACTACTGCATCTGTCCTTGCCTCCCCTGGCCTGTCAGCTCTCTTAACCCTTTCTTTCCTCCAGGACTCAGTGAGAAGCAATGAGTTGGAAgggaaatgtctttcttttttaggATTTTGAATTTGGGGATTAATTGATCTCTTTTTTGGTtgtaccacacagcatgtggaatcctagctCCTGGACCGGAGATGGAACCACTGATGGGTAACccctggactgctggggaagtccagGAAGGGAGTTTTCTTGATCAGATCTtcacctttctcctttctttaccTCCCCTGATTATGCTAGAGACAAAAGCCAGAGCTAAACATGTTGCTAGCATATACACCCCATTTCCATCCTTCTATTTAGCTGAAAAGACTACCTTTAGTTTGCAGATAGTCAACTGGATCCAGGAAGGGCACAAGGCCCCAggtcagagacagacagaggccCTCAGGGAATCTGATGACCCCACCATAGCCCCTGCCTGGAACTCACCAGGATCAAGTCAAATGGCCAGACTCTTGGCCCAGGCCTCCACTTCTGTCCTCCACAAATGATCTACTAGGGCCTCCTCAGAGCACAGAGGCTATGGCCGGGAAGCTGGTCCTCCAGCCTGGGCCTTTGGCGGATGCCTCAGCAACGTCAGCCCCAACTAGTCTATAGAGCAGAGACAGTGGTAGACTGGCCTTCAACCCCAGATTAATGAACAACCATCCTGAGAATTGCCATATCCTGGGCAGTTCTCCAGGGCTGCTGGTGGGTTCTCCACCTTAGCACTGGGCAGCTCTCTACTGCAGCACCTAGACACCTCCTACTGCTCCCTCCCACACACCCCTCTCTACCACTCAGCTATCTGACCATCTAGAATCACAGATTCTCAGATCATGGATCAGAATCACAGAGGATAGTTCTCTCCCAATATTTATTTCTGGAAGAGGCATGCATATACATCCTACCAAACAAACATATGCTcatgcacatgtacacatacaggcaggcacacacacacatacaggtacacacacacacacaggtacacacacatacatacaggtacacacacacacaggtacacacacacacatacaggtacacacacacacacaggtgcacaccTCTGTATCAGTTGTTCTGCCTAGTTCACCCCTTCATCCATATTTAGTTTACTGGGGGTAGGAGGGAAGGGGTTAAAGACCTACAACATGAAAGTTACCTCATCCCATTCTTCTCATTCAAAACATCCCTTATCTGTCCTCTCTGGGTGCATCACAGGCCTAGACACAAGGAGAGGAAGTATTTGTAAATAACTCAAATTCGGAGTTGAACATGGGCATTTGTGCTAGGCATTCTAGCTGAGAACACGTCTCTCCATCTTTGCACAATTACTTGTTGTCATTCAGATTTCAGCTTAAGTGATATCGCTGGAGAAAGCCCTATCACAAAATTATAGTTCTCTGTTTTAATTATCTTCTTCTAGTCCATCTCTATGTAAAATTGTCTTATTTCTTTGGTTGCCATATGTACTGACCAGCCCACTCCTTTAGAACAGGAAGTTCATCAGAACAGGGATCTTACATCCC comes from the Bubalus kerabau isolate K-KA32 ecotype Philippines breed swamp buffalo chromosome 1, PCC_UOA_SB_1v2, whole genome shotgun sequence genome and includes:
- the LOC129641845 gene encoding mannose-binding protein A-like; the protein is MFLFSSLPVLLCVVTVSFSNTKAVEDAQKTCPVVACAIPVTNGTPGRDGRDGPKGEKGEPGQGLRGSQGPPGKMGPPGNIGNPGLPGPRGYKGDRGDSSVAEAKLASLERQIRDLRSELDHVKKLQTFSLGKKSGKKLYVTNREKMPFSSVKALCTALGATVATPRNAEENKAIQDLASDTTFLGITDEVTEGQFMYVTGGRLGYSNWKKNEPNNHGSGEDCVSLLPDGLWNDISCSSSFLAICEFPA